A window from Dehalobacter sp. DCA encodes these proteins:
- a CDS encoding ribonuclease J — protein MTKENKLQIIPLGGLGEIGKNMTVIRYNNKIILVDAGLTFPNEDLLGIDIVIPDYTYLVENQAMVAGILITHGHEDHIGALPYLLKDLNVPVYGTRLTIGLIQSKLKEANITKATLNVIHPNDTVRLGAFRVEFINISHSIPGSVGLAIHTPIGTIVHTGDFKLDHTPVSGDVLDIHKFTELGEHGVLCLMSDSTNVDRPGFTMSERSVGQNIDEAFFHAEGRIIFASFASNINRLQQAISAAVKCQRKVAAIGRSMVNVINIAMDLGYLDMPEGTLIEVDKAMDYPGNQLCILTTGSQGEPMSALSRIASGDHRQISISENDTVIISASAIPGNEKAISRNIDQLLKLGAHVIYEPISGMHVSGHASEEELKLMFSMVKPKYFLPVHGEYRMLVKHAELAQQVGIPKENIFIAENGSVLEFTDEGAKMAESIPAGRVLIDGFGIGDVGNIVLRDRKQLSQDGILIAVLTVSRPTGALVAGPDVVTRGFIYVRESEEIISEVRCLIRVAMQECQQKGINQWAPIKNKVKDIVGKHLYQRTGRRPMILVIIQEVNSEVIKDVNKKDNAAREATNKPPNYKEMAVKARPKRTMKPKIQAPT, from the coding sequence TTGACAAAAGAGAACAAACTGCAAATTATTCCCCTCGGCGGTCTCGGGGAAATCGGCAAGAACATGACCGTCATCCGGTATAATAATAAAATTATCCTGGTTGATGCAGGTCTGACATTTCCAAATGAAGACCTCTTAGGTATTGACATCGTGATTCCGGACTATACGTATTTGGTTGAAAACCAGGCAATGGTTGCAGGGATACTCATTACCCATGGCCATGAAGATCATATTGGGGCTCTTCCTTATCTATTGAAGGATCTTAATGTCCCTGTTTATGGGACACGCCTTACAATTGGCCTGATTCAGTCCAAGCTGAAGGAAGCAAATATTACGAAAGCGACACTCAACGTCATTCATCCGAATGACACGGTCCGGCTCGGCGCTTTCCGGGTTGAATTCATCAACATCAGCCACAGTATTCCGGGCTCTGTCGGCCTGGCAATCCATACACCGATTGGCACCATTGTCCATACCGGAGACTTTAAGCTCGACCATACGCCTGTCAGCGGCGATGTCCTGGATATACACAAATTTACCGAATTAGGGGAACACGGCGTTCTGTGCCTGATGTCCGACAGCACGAATGTTGACCGTCCCGGCTTTACCATGTCCGAGCGGTCTGTCGGCCAAAATATTGATGAAGCCTTTTTCCACGCCGAAGGACGGATTATCTTTGCTAGTTTTGCTTCAAATATCAACAGGCTGCAGCAGGCGATTTCCGCTGCCGTCAAATGCCAACGCAAAGTTGCTGCAATCGGACGAAGCATGGTCAATGTCATTAATATTGCGATGGATCTGGGTTATCTTGATATGCCGGAGGGAACCCTGATTGAGGTAGACAAGGCAATGGATTATCCTGGCAACCAGCTCTGCATCCTGACCACAGGCAGCCAGGGGGAACCGATGTCAGCCTTAAGCAGAATAGCCAGCGGCGACCACCGCCAGATCTCAATCAGTGAGAACGACACGGTCATTATTTCGGCCAGCGCGATTCCCGGTAATGAGAAAGCCATTTCCCGCAATATCGACCAACTGCTCAAACTCGGTGCGCATGTCATCTATGAGCCGATTTCAGGAATGCACGTTTCGGGGCATGCCAGCGAAGAAGAACTTAAACTAATGTTCAGCATGGTGAAACCGAAATACTTCCTTCCTGTGCATGGTGAGTACCGTATGCTTGTCAAGCACGCTGAACTCGCGCAGCAGGTCGGCATCCCTAAAGAAAATATTTTTATTGCCGAAAACGGCAGTGTTCTGGAATTTACGGACGAGGGCGCTAAAATGGCCGAAAGTATTCCGGCAGGCAGAGTTCTGATCGATGGTTTCGGGATCGGTGATGTCGGCAATATTGTACTGCGCGACCGTAAACAGTTATCGCAGGATGGGATATTGATTGCTGTTCTGACTGTCAGCCGTCCGACCGGTGCATTGGTTGCGGGCCCTGATGTCGTGACCCGCGGATTTATTTATGTGCGGGAGTCGGAAGAAATTATCAGCGAAGTCAGGTGTCTGATCCGAGTGGCTATGCAGGAATGCCAGCAAAAGGGTATCAACCAATGGGCGCCAATCAAAAACAAGGTCAAAGATATCGTCGGAAAACACCTCTATCAGAGAACCGGCAGACGTCCAATGATTCTGGTCATCATTCAGGAAGTAAACAGCGAAGTAATCAAGGACGTAAACAAGAAAGACAATGCTGCCAGAGAAGCAACCAACAAACCGCCAAACTACAAGGAAATGGCTGTAAAAGCGCGTCCGAAAAGAACAATGAAGCCTAAGATTCAAGCCCCAACATGA
- a CDS encoding EamA family transporter, translating to MIYLLALISIALGSTGQFVLKLAAGELRLDSGIWNLIYSMISLKMVFAVSCFVFSMLMWIFVLRKLELSIAYPMVSLGYILVMLLSFLFLQEQVSAAKVGGTLLIVAGVIVLNMK from the coding sequence ATGATTTATTTGCTGGCCTTGATTTCCATTGCTCTGGGATCGACCGGGCAGTTCGTTCTTAAGCTGGCGGCAGGGGAACTTCGGCTGGACAGCGGAATCTGGAACCTTATTTATTCGATGATCAGCCTGAAGATGGTCTTTGCTGTAAGCTGTTTTGTTTTCAGCATGCTGATGTGGATATTTGTCCTGAGAAAACTGGAACTCAGTATTGCTTATCCAATGGTCAGTCTGGGCTATATCCTGGTGATGCTGCTTTCCTTTTTATTTCTTCAGGAACAGGTTTCAGCCGCCAAGGTCGGCGGGACATTATTAATTGTGGCAGGGGTCATCGTACTAAACATGAAGTAA
- a CDS encoding glycosyltransferase, translating to MKVLIGLPAYNEAAGIIHLFNSIASYREVSRYNIRVLLVDDGSIDNTAEIVSTYARDHGYVTLVRHHGNKGLGEAVKTILRYALENLKDDDVLVTMDADNTHSPLLIESMIETLNSRDLDLVVASRFTSGGYEIGLKTLRKLFSRGARCFFKLFFRIRNLNDYSSGYRAYRVRIIRKAQERWKELITTNGFDCMAEIAAKFSRMGVKAGEVPLILHYQQKEGASKMQVSKTVRGYFALLAKVR from the coding sequence ATGAAGGTCCTGATTGGCTTGCCCGCCTATAATGAAGCAGCCGGGATTATTCATTTATTCAACAGCATTGCATCCTACCGAGAGGTCAGCCGGTATAATATTCGGGTCCTGCTGGTGGATGACGGCAGCATCGACAATACTGCAGAAATTGTAAGCACTTACGCCCGGGATCATGGTTATGTAACGCTGGTCAGGCACCACGGAAACAAGGGCCTCGGAGAAGCCGTCAAAACAATTTTGCGTTATGCGCTGGAAAACCTGAAGGATGACGATGTCCTGGTTACCATGGATGCCGACAATACCCACAGCCCCCTGCTGATCGAGAGCATGATTGAAACGCTGAACAGTCGGGATCTTGACTTGGTTGTGGCCTCCAGATTTACTTCGGGAGGATATGAAATTGGGCTGAAAACCTTGCGAAAGTTATTCAGCCGGGGTGCCAGGTGTTTCTTTAAATTGTTTTTCCGCATCAGAAACCTTAATGACTACTCATCTGGCTACAGGGCATACCGGGTGAGAATAATCAGAAAGGCACAGGAACGCTGGAAAGAGCTGATTACGACCAACGGATTTGACTGCATGGCTGAGATCGCTGCTAAATTCAGCAGGATGGGGGTTAAAGCCGGGGAGGTACCGCTTATTCTTCATTATCAACAGAAAGAAGGGGCCAGCAAAATGCAGGTATCAAAGACAGTCAGAGGTTACTTTGCGCTGCTGGCTAAGGTGAGATAA
- a CDS encoding ArnT family glycosyltransferase, producing the protein MMTKREKAILFFLLTFILLLRLYHMNVGPVEIEESWRQADTASIARNFAGYDFHPFHPNLNYDGMFPNIPALEIQVTTYLIAILYKVFGYHYFLARAVPIAFFLISALYLYLLARLYLGWNGAAYSLLIYGILPINLYYSRAIMPESTALMFWIGGFYYFNRWIIKQNNSGDCQRNNHRNHGNNGNHNHRNDDVNDCDYGDLRSKYGLLILSSFFLALAIMTKPPVIFIGIPMMYLCFKYYGRKWLKMRVFWIYGFITAALPACYYYFSTAAAEYKFTLGITRNIIFKQAVTAFYSPEALDFFTINLPRALGMSGLLLCLAGIFFLREKQKVFLVWFITMIFEAILIVSEIRAFYYLIFLMVPCCLLAGNLLARAASGPVGKIAGVVLVLLLMKESYDLVKPMFTINTVMAQQVNVVKQLTDQDDLLVVGSLDPCLLDLTDRRGWRYNLRLYAATPKDPIQELDDYIARGAKYFVPIQGKIYGDQDERLLSYIEGEYPKIEVVQGYPIYVLK; encoded by the coding sequence ATGATGACGAAAAGAGAAAAAGCCATCCTATTTTTCTTATTGACTTTTATTCTTCTGCTCAGGCTCTATCATATGAATGTCGGTCCTGTTGAAATTGAGGAGAGCTGGCGGCAGGCTGACACAGCATCAATCGCCAGGAATTTTGCGGGTTATGACTTTCATCCGTTTCATCCCAATTTGAACTACGACGGGATGTTTCCAAATATTCCGGCATTGGAAATTCAAGTTACGACTTATCTGATCGCGATCCTGTACAAAGTATTCGGCTATCATTATTTTCTGGCAAGGGCTGTTCCGATTGCTTTTTTTTTGATCTCAGCCCTATATCTGTATCTGCTGGCACGCCTGTATCTGGGGTGGAACGGAGCAGCTTACAGTCTTCTGATTTATGGGATCCTGCCGATTAATCTGTATTATTCCCGGGCGATTATGCCGGAGTCAACAGCCCTGATGTTCTGGATCGGAGGATTTTACTATTTTAACCGATGGATTATCAAGCAAAATAATAGCGGGGATTGTCAAAGAAACAATCACAGGAATCATGGGAATAACGGCAATCATAATCATAGAAATGATGATGTAAATGATTGCGATTATGGCGATCTGCGAAGCAAATACGGTTTGCTTATTTTGAGCTCGTTTTTTTTAGCTTTGGCAATCATGACCAAACCGCCTGTGATTTTTATTGGAATCCCCATGATGTATCTCTGTTTTAAGTATTATGGGCGGAAATGGCTGAAAATGCGTGTTTTTTGGATATACGGCTTCATTACGGCAGCGCTTCCAGCCTGCTATTACTATTTCAGTACTGCTGCTGCAGAGTATAAATTTACACTGGGCATTACCCGTAATATTATTTTTAAGCAGGCGGTTACCGCCTTTTACAGTCCGGAAGCACTTGACTTTTTCACGATAAATTTGCCGAGGGCCCTTGGAATGAGCGGGCTGCTTCTTTGCCTTGCAGGAATATTTTTTTTGCGGGAAAAGCAAAAAGTATTTTTGGTCTGGTTTATCACGATGATTTTCGAGGCAATCTTGATTGTAAGCGAGATCCGGGCATTTTATTACCTGATATTTTTGATGGTGCCGTGCTGTTTGCTGGCCGGTAATCTTTTGGCCAGGGCGGCTTCGGGTCCAGTGGGAAAAATTGCAGGAGTGGTATTGGTACTGCTCTTAATGAAGGAAAGTTATGATCTGGTCAAACCGATGTTCACCATCAACACGGTGATGGCGCAACAAGTAAATGTAGTAAAGCAGCTGACGGATCAGGACGATCTCCTTGTGGTCGGTTCTCTGGATCCGTGTCTGCTGGACTTAACGGACAGAAGAGGCTGGCGGTACAATCTTAGGCTGTATGCTGCAACCCCCAAAGATCCTATTCAGGAACTGGATGATTATATTGCAAGAGGAGCCAAATATTTTGTGCCAATTCAGGGGAAAATATATGGGGATCAGGATGAGAGGCTGTTGAGCTATATCGAAGGAGAATATCCGAAGATCGAGGTCGTACAGGGTTACCCGATTTATGTACTAAAGTGA
- a CDS encoding sodium:calcium antiporter: MIDIIFLVVSLGIILLGAEVFTNGIEWLGRKLNLGEGAVGSIFAAVGTALPETLIPILAILTSSGASGHDIGIGAILGAPFMLGTLAFFVTGIAVLIFRRTNRPMYIHPEVIERDLKFFLIVYLLAIVASFLPTHSLKMLIVIVLVGAYCAYVYRTIKSSHGEANLEEELPVCYFSRRGEPKLIVVFVQIIAALAIIIAGAELFINSVQAVSTAAGISVFILAIIITPIATELPEKFNSVLWVRRGKDTLAMGNITGAMVFQSSVIPAIGISLTSWVLEPLALVSALLALASASLQYFIIVKTKTLYPAILMIGGVFYAIFLFLSLRAI, encoded by the coding sequence ATGATCGATATAATTTTTTTGGTTGTCAGTCTGGGTATTATTCTTCTTGGTGCAGAAGTGTTTACAAACGGAATAGAGTGGCTTGGCAGGAAACTCAATTTGGGTGAAGGGGCTGTTGGCAGTATCTTTGCCGCGGTAGGAACCGCTTTGCCTGAAACATTGATTCCGATTCTCGCGATTCTAACCTCCAGCGGTGCAAGCGGGCATGACATTGGAATAGGGGCAATTTTAGGAGCGCCGTTTATGCTTGGAACACTTGCTTTTTTCGTCACAGGGATTGCTGTGCTGATTTTCCGAAGAACAAACAGACCGATGTATATTCATCCGGAAGTCATTGAGCGGGATCTGAAGTTTTTTCTGATTGTCTATTTACTCGCAATCGTTGCTTCCTTTTTACCGACACACTCTTTGAAAATGCTGATTGTGATTGTTCTTGTGGGGGCTTATTGTGCCTATGTTTACCGGACAATCAAATCAAGCCATGGTGAAGCGAATTTAGAAGAGGAACTTCCTGTGTGCTACTTTTCCCGCAGGGGGGAGCCTAAGCTGATTGTCGTATTCGTTCAGATTATAGCTGCGCTTGCAATTATCATTGCGGGTGCGGAACTGTTCATCAATTCTGTTCAGGCTGTATCGACGGCTGCCGGAATCTCAGTGTTCATCCTGGCAATTATCATTACGCCAATTGCAACTGAACTGCCGGAGAAATTCAACAGTGTTCTCTGGGTGCGTCGTGGTAAAGACACATTGGCCATGGGAAATATCACCGGAGCAATGGTCTTCCAGAGCTCGGTCATTCCGGCAATTGGCATTTCGCTGACCTCCTGGGTTCTGGAACCGCTGGCCCTGGTCAGTGCGCTGCTTGCCCTAGCCTCCGCATCCCTTCAGTATTTCATCATCGTCAAAACGAAAACCCTCTATCCTGCAATCCTGATGATTGGTGGGGTATTCTATGCGATCTTCCTATTCCTTTCCCTAAGAGCGATTTAA
- the yihA gene encoding ribosome biogenesis GTP-binding protein YihA/YsxC, with translation MIFRKAEFMISAVKPQQYPEGTRPELAVSGRSNVGKSSLINKLVNRKGLAKVGKTPGKTQTINFFNINDEWYLVDLPGYGYAKVSQETRMQWGKMMQTYFRLRENLKGVIQLVDIRHQPTEEDRMMLEMLKVNNIPVLVVATKADKIARGQRPKYLKIIAESFKMSDWKTIIPFSSEDGTGLQELNQAMDDIIFPDAEDKPGE, from the coding sequence GTGATTTTTCGTAAAGCAGAATTTATGATTTCGGCAGTGAAGCCGCAGCAGTATCCTGAGGGAACAAGGCCGGAGCTGGCTGTCTCAGGCCGTTCCAATGTAGGAAAGTCTTCTTTGATCAATAAGCTTGTCAATCGGAAGGGGCTGGCCAAGGTTGGCAAAACGCCCGGCAAAACGCAGACGATCAATTTTTTTAATATTAATGATGAATGGTATCTTGTTGATTTACCGGGTTATGGCTATGCAAAAGTGTCTCAGGAGACCCGAATGCAGTGGGGGAAGATGATGCAGACGTACTTTCGTCTGCGTGAAAATTTGAAAGGCGTCATTCAGCTGGTTGATATTCGCCATCAGCCGACCGAGGAAGACAGGATGATGCTGGAAATGCTTAAGGTCAACAACATACCTGTTCTGGTGGTAGCGACAAAAGCAGATAAGATTGCGAGGGGGCAACGACCCAAATATCTCAAAATCATTGCGGAATCTTTCAAAATGTCGGACTGGAAGACGATTATTCCTTTTTCTTCAGAGGACGGTACCGGCCTTCAGGAGCTAAATCAGGCCATGGATGATATTATCTTTCCTGATGCGGAAGACAAGCCCGGAGAGTGA
- the lon gene encoding endopeptidase La, translating into MQEREIPILPLRGILVFPYMVIHLDVGRERSMAAIEEAMLLDRQILLLSQKEMEIDSPTIDDLYTVGTIVDIKQLLRLPGGTMRVLVEGICRAEIKEFLAEDPFFKAQVERFPGNERMTPELENMTRSLTHQFEEYARLSKKVSPEAIGSVLAVKEPGRMADLVASHLNLKIEDKQAVLGAIDVSERLEKLTELIMREIEILELERRIGLRVRKQMEKAQKEYYLREQIKAIQKELGDKDEKQAEIEEYKEKIEKANLTDEAREKALKELDRLEKMAASSAEGTVVRTYIDWIIALPWNKASRDKGDMHKAEKILEEDHYGLEKVKERILEYLSIRKLTPNMRSPILCFIGPPGVGKTSLAKSIARSLDRKFVRMSLGGVRDEAEIRGHRRTYIGALPGRVIQGIRKVETKNPVFLFDEIDKMSSDFRGDPASAMLEVLDPEQNHSYADHYLEVPFDLSKVLFIMTANYIENIPRPLLDRMEVIHLSGYTEDEKVNIAVRHLVPKQMKVHGLKEIVVRLDSACVLKIVRGYTRESGVRNLEREIANVLRKVAVRVVKKEWKPRTLTPEDIETLLGAPRYFYRTVGFEPEIGAAVGLAYTEVGGDVLTIEATPLAGKGRLTLTGKLGDVMKESAQAGLTFVRSQAESLGISKDFYDQLDLHIHVPEGAVPKDGPSAGITMATAMASALSSRAVRQDVAMTGEITLRGNVLPIGGLKEKVLAAHRAGIKTIILPEKNLKDLEEIPEEIRKELEFRFVKRMEEVLDIALLPVSKSQEFLPQLPVYNTDFTQPESRPL; encoded by the coding sequence ATGCAAGAAAGAGAGATACCGATCCTTCCGCTTAGAGGAATCCTTGTCTTTCCCTATATGGTGATTCATCTTGATGTTGGCAGGGAAAGATCCATGGCAGCCATTGAGGAAGCAATGCTCTTGGATCGCCAGATTCTTCTACTATCGCAAAAGGAAATGGAAATAGACAGCCCGACGATTGATGATCTGTATACAGTAGGCACAATTGTCGATATTAAACAGCTTTTGAGACTTCCCGGCGGGACAATGCGCGTTCTCGTCGAGGGGATCTGCCGTGCCGAGATCAAGGAATTTTTGGCGGAAGATCCTTTCTTTAAAGCGCAGGTAGAAAGATTCCCCGGTAATGAGCGTATGACCCCAGAACTGGAGAATATGACCAGAAGTCTGACCCACCAGTTTGAAGAATATGCGCGTCTCAGTAAAAAAGTATCCCCTGAAGCGATTGGATCGGTGCTTGCTGTAAAAGAGCCTGGTCGGATGGCTGATTTGGTGGCTTCCCACCTGAATTTAAAGATAGAAGATAAACAGGCGGTTCTTGGCGCGATTGATGTAAGCGAACGCCTGGAAAAGCTCACCGAACTGATCATGCGTGAAATCGAGATTCTTGAGCTGGAAAGACGCATTGGGCTCAGGGTACGAAAACAGATGGAAAAGGCCCAGAAAGAATATTACCTGCGGGAGCAGATTAAAGCGATCCAGAAAGAACTGGGCGACAAGGATGAAAAACAGGCTGAAATTGAAGAATATAAAGAGAAGATCGAAAAGGCGAATCTGACGGATGAGGCCAGGGAAAAGGCCTTGAAAGAACTGGACCGCCTCGAAAAAATGGCTGCATCTTCCGCTGAAGGAACCGTTGTCCGGACGTATATTGACTGGATCATCGCGCTTCCCTGGAATAAGGCGAGCAGGGACAAAGGGGATATGCATAAGGCTGAAAAAATATTGGAAGAAGACCACTATGGTCTGGAGAAAGTCAAGGAGCGGATCCTGGAGTATCTTTCTATCCGTAAACTCACGCCAAATATGCGCAGCCCGATACTTTGCTTTATCGGACCGCCCGGAGTAGGTAAAACCTCACTCGCGAAATCCATTGCGAGGTCTCTGGACCGCAAGTTCGTCAGAATGTCCCTGGGCGGCGTTCGCGATGAGGCGGAGATCAGGGGTCACCGCCGGACGTATATCGGCGCATTACCCGGCAGGGTGATTCAGGGGATACGCAAGGTGGAAACGAAAAATCCGGTCTTCCTATTTGATGAAATTGATAAAATGTCTTCAGACTTTCGCGGGGATCCTGCTTCTGCCATGCTTGAAGTGCTTGATCCGGAGCAGAACCATTCCTATGCGGATCACTATCTGGAGGTTCCATTTGATCTTTCCAAAGTGCTGTTTATCATGACAGCCAACTATATCGAAAATATTCCGCGTCCGCTTCTGGACAGGATGGAAGTCATTCATTTAAGCGGCTATACCGAAGATGAAAAAGTCAATATTGCGGTTCGGCACCTCGTACCGAAACAGATGAAAGTGCACGGGTTGAAAGAGATTGTTGTCCGGCTGGATAGCGCCTGCGTCCTGAAGATTGTCCGGGGTTATACCAGGGAATCCGGAGTCAGGAATTTGGAACGCGAAATTGCTAATGTGTTGCGTAAAGTAGCGGTCCGTGTTGTGAAAAAGGAATGGAAGCCGAGGACACTGACACCGGAAGATATTGAAACCCTGCTCGGAGCCCCCCGCTATTTTTACCGAACAGTGGGCTTCGAACCGGAGATCGGCGCTGCCGTCGGCCTGGCTTATACTGAAGTCGGAGGAGATGTACTGACCATTGAAGCTACGCCTCTGGCAGGCAAAGGAAGACTGACGCTGACGGGAAAACTCGGCGATGTGATGAAAGAATCGGCGCAGGCAGGATTGACATTTGTCCGTTCCCAGGCTGAAAGCTTGGGGATTAGCAAGGATTTTTACGATCAGCTTGATTTGCACATTCATGTGCCGGAGGGAGCTGTACCGAAGGACGGACCGTCCGCCGGCATCACGATGGCGACGGCAATGGCTTCGGCGCTTTCTTCCAGAGCTGTCCGGCAGGATGTCGCGATGACCGGAGAGATCACGCTACGCGGCAATGTGCTGCCGATTGGCGGGCTGAAGGAAAAGGTGCTGGCCGCACATAGGGCGGGGATCAAAACGATTATTCTTCCCGAAAAAAACCTGAAGGACCTGGAAGAAATTCCGGAAGAAATCAGGAAAGAACTGGAATTCCGTTTTGTCAAACGAATGGAGGAAGTTCTGGATATAGCCCTTCTTCCGGTTTCTAAATCACAAGAATTCCTGCCGCAGCTGCCGGTCTACAACACGGATTTTACGCAGCCTGAAAGCAGGCCGCTGTAA
- the lonB gene encoding ATP-dependent protease LonB — translation MEGLGFGSLLAMIQLAFVLVVGIYFWTMLRQQYSTRSAVEKESVKQKEKLQRMRKISLTIPLSEKTRPEVFAEIIGQKEGVKALRAALCGPNPQHVLLYGPPGVGKTAAARLVLQEAMKNSLSPFKSEAKFIEIDGTTARFDERGIADPLIGSVHDPIYQGAGAMGMAGIPQPKMGAVTKAHGGILFIDEIGELHTIQINKLLKVMEDRKVILESSYYSSEDSNVPEHIHDIFQNGLPADFRMIGATTRRPEEIPAAVRSRCMEIFFRALQPEEIAVIAKNAAEKIDIEITDRALEVLEKYATNGREAVNIVQLAAGVVQNEGHCCIDEENIEWVVTTGQYTPRPEKKIPPFPQIGLVNGLAIYGANLGMLLEIEVTAYPVRNRKGELYVTGIVEEEESGYEGKKTRRKSMARSSLENVLTVLCREHRIEPRHYDIHVNFPGGVPMDGPSAGTAMATAVYSAIKKCKVDNTAAMTGELSIRGRVKPVGGISAKIEAAVQSGCKKVFIPQENWQARFAHWEKDIQIIPVETLDEILNAVLQPVLPITDMVEVDLSEKEVSLNKVLKRIKIPSGNLHEQGKPC, via the coding sequence ATGGAAGGTTTAGGGTTTGGGTCACTACTGGCGATGATTCAGCTGGCTTTTGTCTTGGTTGTCGGGATTTATTTCTGGACGATGTTAAGGCAGCAGTACTCGACGAGATCTGCTGTGGAGAAGGAGTCCGTGAAACAAAAAGAAAAGCTGCAAAGAATGCGTAAAATATCTTTGACGATCCCACTGTCGGAAAAGACCAGACCGGAAGTCTTTGCGGAGATCATTGGACAAAAAGAAGGCGTGAAAGCACTTCGGGCTGCTTTGTGCGGGCCGAATCCCCAGCATGTCCTGCTGTACGGGCCTCCGGGCGTCGGTAAAACAGCCGCAGCCAGGCTTGTCCTTCAAGAAGCTATGAAAAATTCGCTCTCACCGTTTAAAAGTGAGGCAAAATTTATTGAAATTGACGGTACGACAGCCAGATTCGATGAGAGAGGGATCGCTGACCCGTTGATTGGTTCTGTCCATGATCCGATTTATCAGGGAGCTGGCGCCATGGGGATGGCGGGAATACCGCAGCCTAAGATGGGTGCAGTCACCAAAGCCCACGGTGGGATTCTTTTTATTGATGAAATTGGTGAACTTCACACTATCCAAATTAATAAACTGCTTAAAGTGATGGAGGACCGCAAGGTTATTCTGGAAAGCTCGTACTACAGCTCTGAGGACAGCAATGTCCCTGAGCACATCCACGATATTTTCCAAAACGGCTTGCCGGCAGATTTTAGAATGATCGGTGCGACGACCAGAAGACCGGAGGAAATACCAGCGGCAGTACGCTCACGCTGTATGGAAATTTTCTTCAGGGCGCTTCAGCCGGAGGAAATTGCAGTCATCGCCAAAAACGCTGCCGAAAAAATTGATATAGAGATCACAGACAGAGCATTGGAAGTTCTTGAAAAATACGCCACGAACGGCAGAGAAGCTGTCAATATCGTGCAGCTGGCAGCCGGAGTCGTTCAAAATGAAGGTCATTGCTGTATCGATGAGGAGAACATCGAATGGGTGGTTACGACCGGACAATACACGCCAAGGCCGGAGAAAAAAATTCCGCCTTTCCCCCAGATAGGATTGGTCAACGGCCTAGCAATCTACGGAGCGAACCTTGGCATGCTCCTGGAAATCGAGGTCACAGCCTACCCGGTCAGGAACCGTAAGGGAGAGCTCTATGTAACCGGAATTGTTGAAGAGGAAGAATCAGGTTATGAGGGTAAAAAAACGCGCCGGAAAAGTATGGCGCGCTCCTCACTAGAAAATGTTCTGACGGTGCTTTGCCGGGAGCATAGGATTGAACCGCGTCATTACGATATCCATGTCAATTTCCCTGGGGGAGTTCCAATGGATGGTCCGTCTGCAGGGACGGCAATGGCGACCGCAGTGTATTCAGCAATTAAGAAATGCAAGGTAGACAATACCGCAGCTATGACCGGGGAGTTATCGATCCGGGGCAGAGTAAAACCGGTTGGCGGGATCAGTGCCAAAATTGAGGCAGCCGTCCAGTCAGGGTGTAAAAAAGTATTTATTCCGCAGGAAAACTGGCAGGCCAGGTTTGCTCACTGGGAAAAGGACATCCAGATCATTCCGGTGGAAACGCTCGATGAGATATTGAATGCAGTACTGCAACCTGTTCTGCCGATCACCGACATGGTCGAAGTGGATTTGTCGGAAAAGGAGGTATCGCTGAATAAAGTGCTGAAAAGGATAAAAATTCCATCCGGCAATTTGCATGAACAAGGTAAACCGTGTTAA